The window GAGCTCCAGCAGGCCTACGCCGATCTTCAGGCCAAGGGCCTGAAGCTGGACCTCACGCGCGGCAAGCCCTCGGCCGAGCAGCTTGACCTCGCCGAGCCCATGCTGGCCCTGCCCGGAGCAGGCGTGCACGCCGATGACACGGGCACGGATACGCGCAACTACGGCGGGCTGGACGGCGGGCTCGCGATCCGGCGCATCTTCGCCGAGCTTCTCGACCTGCCGGTGGAGCAGCTCCTCGCGGGCGGGAACGCCTCGCTCACGACCATGCACGACGTCGTCGCGTACGCCGAGCTGTTCGGCTTCCCCGAGTCCCCGAAGCCGTGGGCGCGCGAGGACAAGGTGCGCTGGATCTGCCCGGTGCCGGGCTACGACCGCCACTTCACGATCTGCGAGGTCTTCGGCATCGAGATGGTCCCGGTCCCGATGACGCCGGACGGGCCGGACGCCGAGGCCGTGGCCGCACTCGTCGCGGCGGACCCCACCATCAAGGGCATGTGGGTGGTCCCCACCTACTCGAACCCGGACGGCGCGGTCATCACCGAGGACGTCGCCCGCGCGCTGGTCTCGATGCCCACCGCCGCGCCGGACTTCCGGATCCTGTGGGACAACGCGTACGCGGTGCACCACCTGACCGACGACGAGGTGACCAGCCCCAACGCCGTCGCCCTGGCCGCGGAGGCCGGCCACCCGGACCGGGTGATCCTGTTCGCGTCCACGTCCAAGGTCACGTTCGCGGGCTCGGGCGTGGCGTTCCTGGGTAGCTCGGCAGCCAACATCGCCTGGTACAAGAAGCACCTGTCGGCCGCATCCATCGGCCCGGACAAGATCAACCACCTGCGGCACTCGATGTTCTTCGGCTCGGCCGACGGGGTGCGCGAGCACATGCGCAAGCACCGCGAGATCCTGGCGCCCAAGTTCCAGGCGGTGGTGCAGATCCTGGCCGAACGCCTGGGCAGGTACGGCGTCGCCTCCTGGACCGAGCCGAAGGGTGGCTACTTCGTGTCGCTCGATGTCGCTCCCGGCACGGCGTCCCGGGTGGTGCAGCTGGCCAAGGAGGCCGGGATCGCCCTCACGCCGGCGGGCGCCACCTACCCGTACGGCAAGGACCCGGAGAACAAGAACGTGCGCCTCGCGCCGTCGATGCCGCCGCTGGACGAGGTCCGCACGGCGATGGACGGCGTGGCAACCTGCGTCCTCCTAGCCGCGGCCGAAGCCGCCACCGACTAGCCACCCCACTGTTGTGGGCGGGATCGCTGCGCCTGAACCGGACAGATAGTCGCAATGATCCAGCCCACAACAAACGGGCTAGTCCTGGCAGTGCTTGTTGACCACCAGGACCGGGCACGCCGAGTGGTGCAGCACCGCCTGGCTCGTGGAACCCAGCAGCAGCCCGCGGAACCCGCCGCGGCCACGTGAGCCCACCACCACGAGGTCCGACGCCGTGGAGAACTCCGTGAGCAGCTCGGCGCCGGTCCCGTCGAGCACGATCCGCCGGATCCGCAGCCCAGGGTTCTCCGCCTCGTACCGGTCGATCAGGACGTCCATGCCGGCCCCGATGTCGGCAAGCACCTGCTCGCGGTCGATGGTCGACGGCAGCCACGCCAGCATCCCCGAGTTGCCCACGGGCACCCCGGTGACGGCGGTCAGCTCCGCACCCCACGCGTTGGCCTGGAAGATTGCCTGCTGCAGGGCCCGCTCGGCCTGCGGGGACCCGTCCACACCGACGACGATCCGGCGCACCTCCCGGGTCTCGCCCGCCCCGGGAGCCGTGCCGGACGCCGCCGTGCCTGACACGTCAGCGGCGGGTGCCGGCGGGGCGCCGGATCCGGCGCCCGGCACGGTCCACGAGACGCCGCGGTTCGCCTCCGCGCGCAGCGGCACCACCACGACGGGGATCTTCGCGTGCGCGGGCAGTGCGGATGAGACAGTACCGAGCAGCCGCTCCGCGAACCCACCCCGGCCGCGCGTGCCGACGACGGCCAGCCCGTAGTCGGCGGACATCTCCACGAGCACACCCGCCGCGTCTCCGGTGGCGACCTCGGTGGTGGCGCGCACGCCGCTGTCGGCCACCCGAGCCTCGGCCTCGGCGAGGACCGCCTTGGCGCCCTCCTGGATGGTGGTGTCATCGAGTGCGGCGTACCCGCCGTCGAGCGACGCCGCCGTGAACGACGGCAAGGAGTAGCTGCACACGATGTGCAGCGCCCAGCCCACACGATGCGCGTAAGCGGTGGCCCAGTCCAGCGCGTTCAGGCTCGCGGCCGACCCGTCCACCCCGACCAGTACGACCTCGGATCGCGTCATTGCCAGCCCTTTCTTCGCTCAAGCATCTTTGCACGCCAACGCTACCGGCGACGCACTGGTTGTGGGTTACCGGTAGCAAAAAGACTGCAGAAAATGGCAAAGCAAAACGCCTGCCCGGTCTCGACAGGCTCGACCACCGTGGGTCGAGCCTGTCGGGACGGGACAGGCGCTCTGTCTTGCGGTACTGCGCGGCTGCGATCAGCCCAGACGAATGAAGGTGGGGTTCGACTGCCAGATGGTGCGGAAGTCGACCACGGTGCCCGGCTTGGACGCGTCGATCATGGTGTTGCCACCGGCGTAGATCGAGACGTGCCCCGGGGTCCACATCAGGTCGCCCGGCTGGGCCTCAGAGGCCGACACCTGCGTGCCGTAGCCAGACTGCGCCGACGACGAGTGCGGCAGATCGATGCCGAGCTGAGCAAAGACGTACTGGGTGAAGCCCGAGCAGTCCATGCCGCTCGGGCTGGCGCCACCGGAGACGTAGGGAACGCCGATGTAGCGGCTCGCGATGGAGATCACGGAGTTGCCGATCGCCGACGCGGGGACGTCTACGGACGAGGCGGCGGCCTCGGCTGCTTCAGCAGCCTCCGCGGCAGCGGCCTCGGCTGCCTCAGCAGCCTCCTCGGCGGCCAGCTCGGCCTGGTAGTCCTCGTTCTCGTCGGCGGAGACCACGGAGACCGCGGCCTTCTCGACGTTGAGCTCGGCGTCGGGTGCGACGGTCACAACAGGAGCGTTGGTGAGCGATTCGCGAGCCTGCGACGTCAGCGCGTTCAGGTCGACCGAGTTCATCTTGGCCTGGCTGGCCTCGACCGGCGCAGCCTGTGCGGCCATCGCGCCGCCGAAGGTCGAGACGAGAAGCGCTCCACCAGCAGCGGCAACAGCGGTACGGCGACCGACTGCGGCGTTCTGGGCGAACTCGGTGAGCGGAGTCACGGGTCGGCGCGCAGCCCTATGGCGTGCGCGGGTGGTACGTGCAGTCACGTAGTACCTCTCCTTGAACGCCTTCGAGGTCAGCTGTCGGGTTCGGGTGGGAGAAATCACCCGGCCGAGATCTCCCGAAGGAAAACCCGGCTTCACCCCGAGGACGCACCCTGGCGCCCATTGGTGGGTCCCCCGCCTCTGTCATGCGGTCGTCTTGGGGCCTCGAGCCGGTGACAGAGTTCGGCGTCCGTCCGAGGACTCCTACGAAAAACTCCGCGGGAGCGCTCTGAACGTACCGGACCTCTTGGCCGATGTCACGTTCCGGCAACGAATGCCATAGCGTGTCGAAAACAGGGTGACCTCTTTCCGACAAAACGGGCGCGCGATAGCCCCGCTCAGCCCGTCAGAACGGACCCTCAGACTCAGGCCGTCGCCACAAACAGGTGGCGGGCCAGGTCCTCGCTGAGCTCGAGCGCCGTACCGGAGCCGTCCACAGTCACCGTGAAGAGGCCGTCGTGGTGCTCGGCGGTGATGCGGGAACCCGGCACCAGTCCGGCGTCGGACAGCCGCGAGAGGAGCTCGACGTCGGTCTGCAGCGGCTCCGCGATGCGGGTGAGCGACGCCGCGAGCGGCTCGCCCTTGACGCCCTTCTTCGCCGCGGCCTCGAACGCCGCCGGCAGGGAGATCACGCCCGTCAGGAACGGCACGTCGGTATAGGCCTCGCCAAGCTCGGACAGCCCGGGGATCGGGTTGCCGTACGGGTCGTGGTGCGGGTGGTCGAGCAGGCCCACGAGCCGCTTCTCCACGAGGTCGCTCATCACGTGCTCCCAGCGACACGCCTCGACGTGCACGTGCTCCCAGTCCAGCTTGATGACGTCGGTCAGCAGCCGCTCCGCGAGGCGGTGCTTGCGCATCACGCGCATCGCCTTGTCGTGGCCCAGCTCGGTGAGCTCGAGGTGGCGGTCGCCGGTCACGATCACCAGGCCGTCGCGCTCCATGCGCGCGACAGTCTGCGACACCGTCGGCCCGGAGTGCCCGAGGCGTTCCGCGATGCGCGCGCGCAGGGGGGTGATGCCCTCCTCGTCGAGCTCGTAGATCGTCTTGAGGTACATCTCGGTGGTGTCGATCAGATCCGTCACGTCAGCTCCCGTCATGCGCGCAGCCGCCCAGTCGCCCTGGACTCGTGCGGCCCGGGCGTCGGCCCAGGTTCTAGTCTAGTTCTGTGCCACTGACACTCCCGACACATCTGCTGCCAGCCGACGGACGTTTCGGCTCCGGCCCCTCCAAGGTGCGCCCGGCACAGCTCGATCATCTCGTGTCGAACGCCGCTGTGCTCGGCACCTCGCACCGGCGCGCCCCGGTGAAAGACCTGGTGCGCCGCATTCGCGAGGGTGTCACGGAGCTGCTCGGCGCGCCCGACGGGTACGAGGTGGCGCTCGGCAACGGCGGCTCCACCGCCTTCTGGGACGTCGCCACGCTGTGCCTCGTCGAGCGCAGGGCGCAGCACGCGTCGTTCGGCGAGTTCAGCGGCAAGTTCGCGACGGCGACCTCACGCGCCCCGTTCCTCGAGCCGTCCCAGGTGATCTCGGCGGAGCCGGGCACGGTGGCCTACCTCCAGGCGTCCGCCGACGTCGACACCTACGCCACCCCGCACAACGAGACCTCCACGGGGGCCATGGCCCCCGTGCTACGCCCCGCGGGGCCCGACGGCGCCCTCGTGCTCACCGATGCGACGTCCGGCGCCGGCGCGCTGCCCGTCGACCTGAGCCAGACCGACGCCTACTACTTCGCCCCGCAGAAGGCGTTCGCGGCCGACGGGGGCCTCTGGCTCGCCGTCCTCTCCCCCGCCGCGGTGGAGCGCGCCGCCCGGATCGAGAGCTCCGGGCGCTGGGTGCCGGAGTTCCTGTCGCTGACGACGGCGCTCGAGAACTCCCGCCTGGACCAGACCCTCAACACACCCGCCGTCGCCACGCTGCTGCTCCTGGCCGACCAGGTGGAGTGGCTGATCGCCCAGGGCGGCCTCGACTGGTCGACCAAGCGCTGCGCGACATCGGCCCAGATCCTCTACTCCTGGGCCGAGTCCCGTCCGTGGGCGACGCCGTTCGTCGCGCGCCCGGAAGAGCGCTCCACGGTGGTCGGCACCATCGACCTGACCGACGAGATCGACGTCGGACTAGTACTCTCCGAACTGAGCGCCAACGGCATCCAGGACGTGTTCGCGTACCGGAAGCTCGGGCGCAACCAGCTGAGGGTCGGCATGTTCCCCGCGGTCGAGCCGGACGACGTCGCGGCACTCACCGCCTGCGTGGACTACATCGTGGAAAGTCTCTGACCAGCACGATCACGTCCGCAATATCCCTTGAACGGGGAGTTCTGCCTATTGTCCGAGGTACAGGGACTCTGTAACGTTTCCGCAACAGAGGGAACCATTCTGAGGGGCTGTTCAACACCATGCCAGTGATCGACCACTTCACATTCGGGATCGTGACGCCTCTGCTGGCGTACGCCATCTCGTGTACCGGCGCAGCGACGGGCCTCGCGTGCACGTCTCGTGCCCGAGCAGCTTCGGGCGGCACGCGTGCGGCGTGGCTCGTGTTCGGCGCCATCGCCCTCGGCGGCACCGGCATCTGGGTGATGCACTTCGTCGCCATGCTGGGTTTCTCCGCCTCCGGCGTGACCATCAGGTACAACATTCCCGAGACCCTCCTGAGCGCGGCGATCGCCATCGTCGTCGTCGGTGCGGGCCTCTTCATCACCGAGCTGGGCAAGCGCAAGCTGGCGGCGATGATCGTCGGCGGCACTCTGGCGGGCGCGGGTGTCGCGGCCATGCATTACATGGGCATGGAAGCAATGGAGATGTCGGCGGACGTCGTCTACGACCCGACCTACGTCATCGCCTCGATCGTCATCGCGGTCGTCGCGGCGACCGCCGCTCTGTGGTGCACCGTCCACATCCGCGGCACGCTCGCCACGATCGTGGCGACGCTCGTCATGGGGCTTGCCGTGACCGGCATGCACTACACGGGTATGGCCGGCGTCTCGGTCATCAACCCGGTCGACAGCGTCCCGCCCGGCGCGTCCACGATGCAGCTGCTCGTGCCGCTGGTGATGGCTGTCAGCGTCGTGACGTTCCTGCTCATCCTCGGCATCGGCCTGTGGCCCACCGAGGACGAGCTGCGCACCCAGGCCGAGTTCGAGAACCGGCTCAAGGCGCACAGCGAGCAGGGCCAGCGGTTCGCGACCGCGCAGCAGGAGCTCCCGCAGGAACCGCAGCCGGGTCCCGCGCAGTTCGCGCAGACACATCGCTCGCGCTGACCGCTGGCAGCAGCTTTCGAAAGCGCCCGTCCCCTTGCGGGGGCGGGCGCTTCGTCGTCCCCCCGTGGTGTGAGCACACCCACGTACCGTTAGCAAGGGTAATGAACTAGACTACGGCAGTGTCGTCGAGCTCCCGCAGGCCCAGTAACAGCCCGGCCACCGTCGGGGGCGACCTGCGCGTCGCGCTCACCCGGATCTCCCGCCGCCTGCGTGCCGAACGCGGCGAGGCCGACCTCCCCGAGGGGCAGTTCGGGATCCTGACCGTCCTGCACAAGCACGGCGAGATGTCCCCCGGTTCCCTCGCCGAGCACGAGCGGGTCCGACCGCCGTCGATGACCCGGGCCGTGAACACCCTGGCGGAGCTCGGCCTCGTCGAGAAGGTCGAGCACGCCACCGACCGGCGCCAGGTCGTCGTCCGGCTCAGTGCCGCGGGCGTGCGTGAGGTCGCCGAGACCCGGCGTCGGCGCGACGCCTGGCTCACCAAACAGCTGTCCACCCTGACCGTAGAGGAGAGAGAGATCCTTGCAGGAGCCAACGAGCTCCTCATCCGGATCGCCGCTCAATGAGCGCCACTTTTGCCAGCCTGAAATTCCGTAACTATCGCCTCTGGTTCGCCAGCGCTCTCGTCGCCAACATCGGCACCTGGATGCAGCGCGTGGCGCAGGACTGGGTAGTCCTGACCGTCCTGACCAACAACTCCGGCGTGGCCGTGGGTATCGTCACCGCGCTGCAGTTCCTCCCCCACCTGTTCCTGTCCGCGTGGGCCGGGCTGCTCGCCGACCGCGTCGACCGGCGCAAGCTCCTGATGATGACGCAGGCCGGCATGGGCGTACTGGGCCTCGGGCTCGGTGCGCTGGTGCTGTCCGGCGCGGCGGAGCTGTGGCACGTGTACGTGTTCGCCACCCTGCTCGGGGTCGTGAGCGCCATCGACGGGCCCGTGCGCCAGACGTTCGTCGCCCAGCTCGTGCCGCCCACGCGGCTCGCCAACGCCGTCGGCCTCAACTCGTCGAACTTCAACGCCGCGCGGCTCATCGGTCCCGGTGTGGCTGGGCTGCTCATCGCCGCCGTCGGCAGCGGCTGGGTGTTCATCATCAACGGCATCACGTTCGGCGCCGTGATCATCTCGCTCTCCCGGATGGGCGACCTGTACCCCCTGCCCACCGCCTCGCGCGCCAAGGGCCAGATCCGCGAAGGGCTCTCCTATATCCGCGGGCGCAGCGACATCGTGGTGATCATGGTCGTGATGGGCGTGGTCTCCATGTTCGGCCTGAACTTCCAGCTGACATCGGCCATGATGGCGCGCGTCGAGTTCGGCCGGGGAGCGAGCGAGTACGGCATCCTCGGCTCCGTCCTGGCGATCGGCTCGCTCGCCGGCGCGCTGCTGGCGGCACGGCGCGAGCGGCCGCGGGTACGGCTCGTGCTCGGCGCCGCGTTCGCCTTCGCGATCGCCATGGGGATCCAGGCGGTCATGCCGACCTACCTCGGGTACCTGCTGATGTGCATCCCCGTCGGCTTCGCCTCCCTGACCATGCTGACCTCCGCGAACGCGGCGATCCAGCTGTCCGTGGCACCAGAGCTGCGCGGGCGCGTCATGTCGATCTACGTGATGGTCCTGCTCGGCACCACACCGCTCGGCTCGCCTGTGGTCGGCTGGATCGGTGAGACGTTCGGACCGCGGTACGCCGTGCTCCTCGGTGCGATGGCGACGCTGCTCGTCGCGGTGATCGCGACGATCTGGGCGGCCAGAACCTGGCACGTCCGTGTGCACGCCCGCCTGTCCCGGGCACACCGCATCCCCCGCCCGTACCTCCAGGTCGACTACCCGGGCATGTCCCAAACCCCCCAAAAGCAGACTCTGGCGGCCTGACCGCGCTCGATCTAAAGGTCCGCTTCTGCCAAGCGGTTGGGCATGGTCCTGACGCCAGAACCAGGCCCAACCACTTGCTCAGAGCGGACCCCTCCCGACCCGACCCCGACGCCGGCCGGGCAGGTCAGAGGCCTATTGCCGTGCGGATCGGGCCCAGCAGGAAGTAGACGACGAAGAGGACCGCCGCGATCCACAGCAGCGGGTGGACCCGCCCGGCCTTGCCCACGGCGATCTTGAGCAGCACGAACGAGATCACGCCGGCCCCGATGCCGACCGTGATCGAGTACGCGAACGGCATGAGCACCATGGTCAGGAACGCCGGTATGGCGACCTCGAGGTCCTTCCAGTCGATGCCCGTCACCTGCACGACCATCAGGAACCCGACGATCACGAGGGCGGGGGTCGCGGCCTCGTGCGGCACCACCTCGACGAGCGGCGCCAGGAACGTGGTCAGCAGGAACGCCACACCGGTGGTCACCGCGGCGAGCCCGGTGCGGGCGCCGTCGCCCACGCCGGACGCCGACTCGACGTACGCGGTGTTCGAGGACACCGACCCGGCGCCGCCCGCGACGGCGGCCAGCGAGTCGACCACCAGGATCTGGGTCGTCCGGGGAGGATTTCCACGGGAGTCGAGCAGCCCGGCCTCGCCGCCGATGGCGACCATCGTGCCCATCGTGTCGAAGAAGTCGGCGATGAGCAGCGTGAACACCAGCAGGATCACGGCGATGGGGCCGATTGCCTCGATCGACCCGAACAGCGAGAACTGGCCGATGAGCGAGAAGTCGGGTAGCGCCACCACGGAGTCCGGCAGGGCGGGGACGTTGAGCGCCCAGCCGCCCGGGTTGTCGCCGTCGCGCGCGCCGATGCTGCCGACGGCCTCGACGATCAGCGCGAGCACCGTGGCGGCGATGATCGCGATCAGGATGCCGCCGCGCACCTTCCGCACCATCAGGACGGCGGCGAGCAGCAGGCCGAACGCGAACACGAACAGCGGCCAGGTGCCGACCGAGCCGCCCATGCCCAGCTCCGTGGGGGTCGCCAGGGAGGCGGGGATGCGCACGAATCCGGCGTCGAACACCCCGATGAAGGCGATGAACAGACCGATGCCCACGCTGATCGCTACCTTCAGCTCGCGCGGCACCGCCTTGAACACTGCCGCCCGGAAGCCGGTGATCACCAGGAGCAGGATGACGAGGCCCTCGAGCACCACGATGCCCATGGCATCGGCCCAGGTCATGCCCGGCAGGGCGGCCACGGAGTAGGCGACGACGGCGTTCAGGCCGAGGCCTGCCGCGAGCGCCAGCGGGAAGTTCGCGACGACGCCCATGAGGATCGACATGACGCCGGCCACGAGCGCGGTCGCCGCGGCGATCGCCGGCAGGTTGCCGCCCGTTGCGTCGCCGCCGAGGAACTGGCCGGTCCCGTCGGGCACGTTGCCGAGGATGAGCGGGTTGAGCACCACTATGTAGCTCATCGTGAAGAAGGTGACGAGCCCGCCCCGGACCTCCGTCCAGACCGTGGAGCCGCGTTCGCTGATCTTGAAGAACCGGTCGACGGCGCCCCGCGCCTGGGCCTGGTCGTGAGCCATGGTCCGATGTTGCCCTTCGTTACCCGATGTTGCCTGACGACGTGCCGAGGACCGCGGCCTGGAGCATCCGCTCGACGGACGGCACCTGCGTCAGAACGTAGTCGGCGCTGAGGTGGTGGTAGTCCCGGTAGACGGGGTCCTGGATGTCCCCGACGCTGCAGGTCTGCTCGTCGCAGGTCTGGGACCAGACCCCGTCCCAGGTCGTCACACCGTACTTGCTCCATATCTCGGCGCTGATCCGGGGCAGGTCCCCGTTCGACTCCTCGGCCTCGGCCAGCGACATGCTGCAGTCGCCGAGGCCGGACCAGGGTCGGGTGAGGCATTCGAGGGGGTCCATGTCGAGCTGCGGGTTGTCCCGGACAGCTACCACGTTGGGCGTGACGGAGGTGAGGTGCGCGAACAGCTCGTCGTTCGCGCTCGCCCACGTTGCGCGTACCTCTTCGTCGGTCATCCCGGTGCCGTCGGCGTGCTCCATGCGGTCGGAGTAGATCTGGGCCTGGCTGACGACGACGGCGTCGGGCTGCAGCTCTTCGACGACGCTCACCGACTCCGCCTGGAAGTCGCTGCACGACCCGCGTTCCTTGGGCTGGTAGACGTTGACCTCGGCGGCGGGGCAGCCGTGCCGCCAGCGGACGGCGAGGCGGAGGCCGGCGTCGGACGCCGCGGCGTCGAAGGCGGGGATCCACTGCATGGCGTGCGAGTCGCCGAGGAGCAGCACTGTGGTGTCCGCGTCGACGTCGCCGAGCAGGCAGACGTCGCTGCCCGACGGCAGCTGGGTGACCTCGGTGCAGCCGTAGGACTCCGGCTCGGCGCCGATCTTGGCGGCCGTGGCGTAGGGCTCGCGCTCCAGCACGGCGGCGGTCGCTACGCGGACGCCGACCGCGAGGGCGCCGACGGCGAGCCCGATCACCAGGGTGACGGCGGCGGTGCGCCGCCAGGACTTCATGGCGGCGCTGAACCGGATCGGGTTCTCGACCCAG is drawn from Promicromonospora sp. Populi and contains these coding sequences:
- a CDS encoding aminotransferase class I/II-fold pyridoxal phosphate-dependent enzyme, with amino-acid sequence MTTTTSSPATTALPAISELQQAYADLQAKGLKLDLTRGKPSAEQLDLAEPMLALPGAGVHADDTGTDTRNYGGLDGGLAIRRIFAELLDLPVEQLLAGGNASLTTMHDVVAYAELFGFPESPKPWAREDKVRWICPVPGYDRHFTICEVFGIEMVPVPMTPDGPDAEAVAALVAADPTIKGMWVVPTYSNPDGAVITEDVARALVSMPTAAPDFRILWDNAYAVHHLTDDEVTSPNAVALAAEAGHPDRVILFASTSKVTFAGSGVAFLGSSAANIAWYKKHLSAASIGPDKINHLRHSMFFGSADGVREHMRKHREILAPKFQAVVQILAERLGRYGVASWTEPKGGYFVSLDVAPGTASRVVQLAKEAGIALTPAGATYPYGKDPENKNVRLAPSMPPLDEVRTAMDGVATCVLLAAAEAATD
- a CDS encoding MHYT domain-containing protein, which translates into the protein MTPLLAYAISCTGAATGLACTSRARAASGGTRAAWLVFGAIALGGTGIWVMHFVAMLGFSASGVTIRYNIPETLLSAAIAIVVVGAGLFITELGKRKLAAMIVGGTLAGAGVAAMHYMGMEAMEMSADVVYDPTYVIASIVIAVVAATAALWCTVHIRGTLATIVATLVMGLAVTGMHYTGMAGVSVINPVDSVPPGASTMQLLVPLVMAVSVVTFLLILGIGLWPTEDELRTQAEFENRLKAHSEQGQRFATAQQELPQEPQPGPAQFAQTHRSR
- a CDS encoding universal stress protein, which encodes MTRSEVVLVGVDGSAASLNALDWATAYAHRVGWALHIVCSYSLPSFTAASLDGGYAALDDTTIQEGAKAVLAEAEARVADSGVRATTEVATGDAAGVLVEMSADYGLAVVGTRGRGGFAERLLGTVSSALPAHAKIPVVVVPLRAEANRGVSWTVPGAGSGAPPAPAADVSGTAASGTAPGAGETREVRRIVVGVDGSPQAERALQQAIFQANAWGAELTAVTGVPVGNSGMLAWLPSTIDREQVLADIGAGMDVLIDRYEAENPGLRIRRIVLDGTGAELLTEFSTASDLVVVGSRGRGGFRGLLLGSTSQAVLHHSACPVLVVNKHCQD
- a CDS encoding NCS2 family permease; this encodes MAHDQAQARGAVDRFFKISERGSTVWTEVRGGLVTFFTMSYIVVLNPLILGNVPDGTGQFLGGDATGGNLPAIAAATALVAGVMSILMGVVANFPLALAAGLGLNAVVAYSVAALPGMTWADAMGIVVLEGLVILLLVITGFRAAVFKAVPRELKVAISVGIGLFIAFIGVFDAGFVRIPASLATPTELGMGGSVGTWPLFVFAFGLLLAAVLMVRKVRGGILIAIIAATVLALIVEAVGSIGARDGDNPGGWALNVPALPDSVVALPDFSLIGQFSLFGSIEAIGPIAVILLVFTLLIADFFDTMGTMVAIGGEAGLLDSRGNPPRTTQILVVDSLAAVAGGAGSVSSNTAYVESASGVGDGARTGLAAVTTGVAFLLTTFLAPLVEVVPHEAATPALVIVGFLMVVQVTGIDWKDLEVAIPAFLTMVLMPFAYSITVGIGAGVISFVLLKIAVGKAGRVHPLLWIAAVLFVVYFLLGPIRTAIGL
- a CDS encoding C40 family peptidase, encoding MTPLTEFAQNAAVGRRTAVAAAGGALLVSTFGGAMAAQAAPVEASQAKMNSVDLNALTSQARESLTNAPVVTVAPDAELNVEKAAVSVVSADENEDYQAELAAEEAAEAAEAAAAEAAEAAEAAASSVDVPASAIGNSVISIASRYIGVPYVSGGASPSGMDCSGFTQYVFAQLGIDLPHSSSAQSGYGTQVSASEAQPGDLMWTPGHVSIYAGGNTMIDASKPGTVVDFRTIWQSNPTFIRLG
- a CDS encoding MFS transporter, giving the protein MSATFASLKFRNYRLWFASALVANIGTWMQRVAQDWVVLTVLTNNSGVAVGIVTALQFLPHLFLSAWAGLLADRVDRRKLLMMTQAGMGVLGLGLGALVLSGAAELWHVYVFATLLGVVSAIDGPVRQTFVAQLVPPTRLANAVGLNSSNFNAARLIGPGVAGLLIAAVGSGWVFIINGITFGAVIISLSRMGDLYPLPTASRAKGQIREGLSYIRGRSDIVVIMVVMGVVSMFGLNFQLTSAMMARVEFGRGASEYGILGSVLAIGSLAGALLAARRERPRVRLVLGAAFAFAIAMGIQAVMPTYLGYLLMCIPVGFASLTMLTSANAAIQLSVAPELRGRVMSIYVMVLLGTTPLGSPVVGWIGETFGPRYAVLLGAMATLLVAVIATIWAARTWHVRVHARLSRAHRIPRPYLQVDYPGMSQTPQKQTLAA
- the serC gene encoding phosphoserine transaminase, with translation MPLTLPTHLLPADGRFGSGPSKVRPAQLDHLVSNAAVLGTSHRRAPVKDLVRRIREGVTELLGAPDGYEVALGNGGSTAFWDVATLCLVERRAQHASFGEFSGKFATATSRAPFLEPSQVISAEPGTVAYLQASADVDTYATPHNETSTGAMAPVLRPAGPDGALVLTDATSGAGALPVDLSQTDAYYFAPQKAFAADGGLWLAVLSPAAVERAARIESSGRWVPEFLSLTTALENSRLDQTLNTPAVATLLLLADQVEWLIAQGGLDWSTKRCATSAQILYSWAESRPWATPFVARPEERSTVVGTIDLTDEIDVGLVLSELSANGIQDVFAYRKLGRNQLRVGMFPAVEPDDVAALTACVDYIVESL
- a CDS encoding iron dependent repressor, metal binding and dimerization domain protein; translation: MTDLIDTTEMYLKTIYELDEEGITPLRARIAERLGHSGPTVSQTVARMERDGLVIVTGDRHLELTELGHDKAMRVMRKHRLAERLLTDVIKLDWEHVHVEACRWEHVMSDLVEKRLVGLLDHPHHDPYGNPIPGLSELGEAYTDVPFLTGVISLPAAFEAAAKKGVKGEPLAASLTRIAEPLQTDVELLSRLSDAGLVPGSRITAEHHDGLFTVTVDGSGTALELSEDLARHLFVATA
- a CDS encoding MarR family winged helix-turn-helix transcriptional regulator, yielding MSSSSRRPSNSPATVGGDLRVALTRISRRLRAERGEADLPEGQFGILTVLHKHGEMSPGSLAEHERVRPPSMTRAVNTLAELGLVEKVEHATDRRQVVVRLSAAGVREVAETRRRRDAWLTKQLSTLTVEEREILAGANELLIRIAAQ